From one Lycium barbarum isolate Lr01 chromosome 6, ASM1917538v2, whole genome shotgun sequence genomic stretch:
- the LOC132598464 gene encoding uncharacterized protein LOC132598464, producing MSLVTDEIRASATEFYTGNDICQEKSKFLLTEMGLPNGLLPLQDMLECGYVKDTGFVWLKSKKKTEHKFEKIGRFVQYATEVTAYVELHKIKKLTGVKAKELLIWLTLTEICVDDRPTGKIHFKTPTGLSRTFPVSAFELDEPKKEVQEEVKEEVKEKSAAVAAGEVKEV from the coding sequence ATGTCTCTAGTGACAGATGAGATCAGGGCCAGTGCAACTGAATTCTACACTGGAAATGATATCTGCCAAGAGAAATCCAAGTTCTTGTTAACTGAAATGGGCCTCCCTAATGGCCTACTCCCTTTGCAAGACATGCTAGAATGTGGCTATGTCAAGGACACAGGCTTTGTTTGGCTCAAATCCAAGAAAAAAACTGAGCACAAGTTTGAGAAAATTGGGAGATTCGTCCAATATGCAACTGAAGTCACAGCCTATGTTGAGCTCCACAAGATCAAGAAACTTACTGGGGTCAAAGCCAAAGAGCTACTAATTTGGCTCACACTTACTGAAATTTGTGTTGATGATCGACCAACTGGGAAAATCCATTTCAAGACTCCAACTGGACTTTCTAGGACTTTCCCTGTATCAGCTTTTGAACTCGATGAGCCCAAAAAAGAAGTCCAAGAAGAGGTCAAAGAAGAAGTCAAAGAAAAGAGTGCTGCTGTTGCTGCAGGGGAAGTGAAAGAGGTGTAA
- the LOC132598465 gene encoding phenylacetaldehyde synthase-like, with protein sequence MGTLNINHELDDQIFNNINPLDPEEFRRQGHRIVNFLADYYQNIEQYPVCSQVNPGYLQKLVPNSAPSDPEPLEKILQDVKRDIIPGITHWQSPNFFAYFPSSGSTAGFLGEMLSVGFNVVGFNWISSPAATELESIVMDWFGKMLNLPNHFLFSGGGGGVLQGTTCEAMLCTIVAARDQMLRKFGRENFGKLVVYASDQTHFSLKKAAHIAGIDPENFRVIPTTKVDEFTLYPKSLRLAILNDIKEGKVPLFLCVTIGTTSTTSVDPLRALCEIAKEFGIWVHVDAAYAGSACICPEFQRFLDGVENANSFSLNAHKWFFSTLDCCCLWVKDPSALTKALSTNPECLRNKATELNQVIDYKDWQIALSRRFRALKLWLVLRSYGVTNLRNLIRSHVNMAKHFEGLIAMDTRFEIFVPRKFAMVCFRISPSVISTKFDHEEEVNKFNTKLVESINSSSQLYLTHGVVGGTYIIRFAIGASLTDYRHVDIAWKVIQDHTNALLNQGSL encoded by the coding sequence ATGGGTACCCTCAACATCAACCATGAACTTGATGACCAAATTTTCAACAACATAAACCCTTTGGATCCTGAAGAATTTAGAAGGCAAGGTCACAGGATTGTGAATTTCCTTGCTGATTACTACCAAAACATTGAACAATATCCAGTTTGTAGCCAAGTCAATCCAGGCTATCTCCAAAAACTTGTACCAAATTCTGCCCCTAGTGACCCCGAGCCACTCGAAAAAATTCTTCAAGATGTCAAAAGGGATATTATTCCAGGGATAACTCATTGGCAAAGTCCTAATTTTTTTGCTTATTTTCCTTCTTCGGGAAGTACTGCTGGATTCCTAGGTGAAATGTTAAGCGTTGGATTTAATGTTGTAGGGTTCAATTGGATATCATCCCCTGCTGCCACTGAACTTGAGAGCATTGTGATGGATTGGTTTGGGAAAATGCTAAATCTTCCCAATCATTTCCTATTCTCCGGTGGCGGCGGAGGTGTACTACAAGGTACAACTTGTGAAGCCATGTTGTGCACTATAGTGGCAGCTAGAGACCAAATGCTGAGGAAATTTGGTAGAGAGAATTTTGGCAAATTGGTGGTTTATGCATCTGATCAGACACATTTTTCTCTCAAGAAAGCTGCCCACATAGCTGGGATAGACCCCGAGAATTTTCGAGTTATCCCAACAACAAAGGTTGATGAGTTTACCTTGTACCCAAAATCGCTACGTTTAGCAATCTTGAATGACATTAAAGAAGGGAAGGTTCCCTTATTCTTGTGCGTGACCATTGGGACAACTTCAACAACTTCTGTTGATCCATTGCGTGCTCTCTGTGAAATTGCTAAGGAATTTGGCATTTGGGTACATGTGGATGCAGCCTATGCAGGAAGTGCTTGTATTTGCCCTGAGTTTCAGCGCTTTCTTGATGGTGTTGAAAATGCAAATTCTTTCAGTCTCAATGCACACAAATGGTTCTTTTCCACGTTGGATTGTTGCTGCCTTTGGGTTAAGGATCCAAGTGCACTTACAAAAGCTTTATCGACTAATCCTGAGTGCTTAAGAAACAAGGCCACAGAGTTAAATCAAGTGATTGATTATAAGGACTGGCAAATTGCATTGAGCAGGAGATTTAGAGCATTGAAGCTATGGTTAGTTTTGAGAAGTTATGGGGTAACTAATCTCAGAAACTTGATAAGAAGTCATGTGAACATGGCTAAGCATTTTGAAGGGCTTATAGCTATGGACACAAGGTTTGAAATCTTTGTGCCTAGAAAATTTGCTATGGTGTGTTTTAGGATTTCCCCATCAGTAATTTCAACCAAATTTGATCATGAGGAAGAAGTGAACAAGTTTAACACTAAGTTGGTGGAGTCTATTAATTCATCTAGTCAACTCTATTTGACTCATGGAGTTGTTGGAGGCACTTATATTATTCGATTTGCCATTGGTGCTTCTCTTACAGATTATAGGCATGTTGACATAGCTTGGAAAGTGATACAAGACCATACCAACGCCCTACTAAATCAGGGCTCGCTCTGA